The Sphaerospermopsis torques-reginae ITEP-024 genome has a window encoding:
- a CDS encoding tetratricopeptide repeat protein, translating to MQVLRSLGQQEILNLTVNLGRGGEACVYAVPSDENLVAKIYHKPILTHAHKLQAMIANPPENPTANLGHISIAWPQELLEAEDGSGSIVGFLMPRIRGMRPIMDFYHPGTRRLNCPLFNYQYLLRTARNLAAAFAALHASQYCIGDVNESNILVSDTALVTLVDTDSFQVRDPAQNIVYRCAVGKPEYTPPELQNKTFADYDREIYHDLFGLGVLIFQLLMEGTHPFSGIFQGQFDPPTYEVRIVAGHFTYSQNQQVPYLPTPIAPAWEMLAPGLRDLFVRCFEDGHHNPHLRPTAQTWLSVLTSAEESLVTCTANLQHRYHNHLDKCPWCERAARLGGRDPFPSLEAIASKEHLQPRRQSRKRHTQNNRVRRPVISASPLHPWQPLFSQNFSSYQLLKTTQKSRFYTIMFSLLGLGLLGYLDLMIKFTRPFVSQNPYTQQSLISRQDNHRPQEENLSYLDYYERGNAAYQKQNYEQAIENFTQAIKKNPNFSKLYINRGNSRYNLNDYEGALADYNQAIKINPQEVKAFVNRGNVYYMLAEYSNDPDQEYQKAIQNFNQAININERDTEAYIRRGIVRSQIAKYSNDFQQEYQKSIADFTEAIQLNASQAEAYFQRGLARYQFAQYSSNYDQEYNQAIADFNQALNINPQMAKVYLKRGMVYYELAQYGESQVEENHAQAIEDLEKSAQIYLEQEDMDNYQQALSNICVMVAKKCDALFQSSIIFDPIDR from the coding sequence ATGCAGGTACTTCGTTCTCTTGGGCAGCAAGAAATTCTCAATCTCACGGTCAATTTGGGACGTGGGGGTGAAGCTTGTGTCTACGCCGTGCCATCAGATGAAAATTTAGTGGCCAAAATTTATCACAAGCCCATTCTGACCCATGCTCACAAACTTCAGGCCATGATTGCCAACCCCCCAGAAAATCCAACAGCTAATTTGGGGCATATTTCTATTGCTTGGCCACAGGAGTTGTTAGAAGCTGAGGATGGTAGTGGTAGTATCGTCGGCTTTTTAATGCCCCGGATTCGGGGGATGCGTCCGATCATGGACTTTTATCATCCGGGAACCCGTCGCCTAAATTGTCCTTTATTTAATTATCAGTATTTACTTAGGACTGCTCGTAATTTGGCCGCAGCTTTTGCAGCTTTACACGCGAGTCAGTATTGCATTGGTGATGTTAATGAGTCAAATATTTTAGTTAGTGATACTGCCTTAGTGACTTTGGTAGATACAGACTCATTTCAAGTTCGTGATCCAGCGCAAAATATTGTTTATCGTTGTGCAGTCGGTAAACCAGAGTATACCCCCCCAGAGCTACAGAATAAAACTTTTGCTGACTATGATCGGGAAATTTACCATGATTTATTTGGGTTAGGGGTGCTGATATTTCAATTATTAATGGAAGGTACTCACCCATTTTCAGGGATTTTTCAAGGTCAGTTTGATCCACCAACTTACGAAGTCCGAATCGTTGCTGGTCATTTTACTTATAGTCAAAACCAACAAGTTCCCTATTTGCCTACCCCCATAGCACCTGCTTGGGAAATGCTCGCTCCCGGTTTACGGGATTTGTTTGTGCGTTGTTTTGAGGATGGGCATCACAACCCTCACTTGCGTCCTACTGCTCAAACCTGGTTGTCAGTTTTAACCTCCGCGGAAGAGAGTCTTGTCACTTGTACTGCTAACCTTCAGCATCGCTACCATAATCATCTTGACAAGTGTCCTTGGTGTGAACGTGCGGCGCGTTTAGGTGGACGTGATCCTTTTCCATCACTGGAGGCGATCGCTTCTAAAGAACATCTTCAACCCCGCCGCCAATCTAGAAAGCGCCATACACAAAATAATCGTGTACGCAGACCAGTTATTTCCGCATCACCGCTACATCCTTGGCAACCATTATTTAGCCAAAACTTTTCTAGTTATCAACTTCTCAAGACTACTCAAAAGTCAAGGTTTTATACCATTATGTTTAGCCTGTTAGGTTTGGGTTTATTGGGGTATTTGGACTTAATGATTAAATTTACTCGTCCTTTTGTTTCCCAAAATCCTTACACTCAACAAAGCTTGATTTCTCGCCAAGATAATCATCGTCCTCAAGAGGAAAATCTTTCTTATTTAGATTACTATGAACGTGGTAATGCTGCTTATCAAAAACAAAACTATGAGCAAGCAATTGAAAATTTTACTCAAGCTATCAAAAAAAATCCTAATTTTTCTAAATTATATATCAATAGGGGTAATTCTCGCTACAATCTGAATGATTATGAAGGAGCATTGGCAGACTATAACCAAGCTATAAAAATTAATCCCCAGGAAGTCAAAGCATTTGTAAATCGTGGCAATGTCTACTATATGCTGGCCGAGTATAGTAATGATCCTGACCAAGAGTATCAGAAAGCTATCCAAAACTTTAATCAAGCTATCAATATTAATGAACGTGACACGGAAGCTTATATTAGACGGGGTATTGTTCGTTCTCAAATAGCTAAATATAGCAATGATTTTCAACAAGAATATCAAAAATCAATTGCTGATTTTACAGAGGCAATTCAACTGAATGCTTCCCAAGCAGAAGCTTATTTTCAGAGAGGTCTGGCTCGTTATCAATTTGCCCAATATAGCAGTAATTATGATCAAGAATACAATCAGGCGATCGCAGATTTTAATCAAGCATTAAATATTAATCCCCAGATGGCTAAAGTTTACCTCAAACGGGGAATGGTTTATTATGAATTAGCTCAATACGGGGAAAGTCAAGTTGAAGAAAATCATGCACAAGCCATTGAAGATTTAGAAAAATCTGCTCAAATTTACCTGGAACAAGAGGACATGGATAACTATCAGCAAGCCCTGAGTAACATTTGCGTAATGGTAGCTAAAAAATGTGATGCTTTATTCCAAAGCTCAATTATTTTTGACCCAATTGATCGCTAA
- the rfbF gene encoding glucose-1-phosphate cytidylyltransferase, translating to MKAVILAGGLGTRLSEETSIRPKPMVEIGGKPILWHIMKIYSAHGINDFIICCGYKGYIIKEYFANYFLHMSDVTFDMRFNQMSIHSGYAEPWRVTLVNTGDNTMTGGRLRKVREHIGNDTFCFTYGDGVSDINITELIKFHKEQKSLATLSAVQPAGRFGAISLGQEQTKITSFKEKPEGDGAWINGGYFVLEPEVINFIADDSTVWEKEPLEKLAEMEQLSAFKHDGFWQPMDTLRDKQYLEELWKSGKAPWKVWE from the coding sequence ATGAAAGCAGTAATTTTGGCTGGGGGTCTTGGTACACGCCTCAGTGAAGAAACCAGTATCAGACCTAAGCCAATGGTTGAGATTGGAGGTAAGCCGATTCTTTGGCATATCATGAAGATATATTCGGCTCATGGTATTAATGACTTTATCATTTGTTGCGGATACAAAGGTTACATCATCAAGGAATATTTTGCTAACTATTTCTTACATATGTCCGATGTAACTTTTGACATGAGATTTAACCAGATGAGTATTCATTCTGGATATGCTGAACCTTGGCGTGTTACCTTGGTCAATACAGGTGATAATACCATGACTGGTGGACGTTTAAGAAAAGTGAGAGAACACATTGGTAATGACACTTTTTGCTTTACCTATGGTGATGGTGTCAGTGATATAAATATCACCGAATTAATCAAATTTCATAAAGAACAAAAAAGTTTAGCTACACTGAGTGCAGTCCAACCAGCAGGACGTTTTGGAGCAATTTCTTTAGGACAAGAACAAACTAAAATTACCAGTTTTAAAGAAAAACCAGAAGGTGATGGCGCTTGGATAAACGGTGGTTATTTTGTTCTTGAACCAGAAGTAATTAATTTTATTGCTGATGACTCCACAGTTTGGGAGAAAGAACCATTAGAAAAGTTAGCAGAAATGGAACAATTATCAGCTTTCAAACATGATGGCTTTTGGCAACCAATGGATACTTTAAGAGATAAACAATATTTAGAGGAGCTATGGAAAAGTGGTAAAGCTCCTTGGAAAGTTTGGGAATAG
- the lhgO gene encoding L-2-hydroxyglutarate oxidase has translation MYDFAIIGGGIVGLSTAMALGSRYPDARILVLEKESQWAFHQTGNNSGVIHSGVYYKPGSFKAKFCRDGSRSMVEFCQKHNIDHDICGKVIVATDDTELPGLEKLYQRGLENGIEVKRISPEEVREIEPHVSCVGAIRVFSTGIVNYKQVCLKYAELINNQGGDLRLNTKVMEISRSGTNHILETNQGSFETKFVINCAGLHSDRIAKLGKANPEAKIVPFRGEYYELTPEKRYLVKTLIYPVPNPEFPFLGVHFTRMIDNSVHAGPNAVLSLKREGYKKTDFDLKDFAEVITYPGFWKLAAKHADEGIKEIIRSFSKAAFVRSLQKLIPEVQAEDLVPTHAGVRAQALMNNGSLVDDFLIIQGENSVHVCNAPSPAATSSLEIGKAVVNQIPEQAHLKSLVA, from the coding sequence ATGTATGATTTTGCCATTATTGGCGGTGGAATAGTGGGACTATCTACAGCGATGGCTTTAGGTTCACGCTATCCTGATGCCCGGATTTTAGTATTAGAAAAAGAAAGCCAATGGGCATTTCACCAAACCGGTAATAATAGCGGTGTAATCCATTCAGGAGTTTACTACAAACCAGGTAGTTTTAAAGCGAAATTTTGCCGTGACGGTAGTCGCTCAATGGTAGAATTTTGTCAAAAACATAATATTGATCATGACATTTGTGGTAAGGTAATTGTTGCCACTGATGATACAGAATTACCGGGTCTGGAAAAACTTTACCAAAGAGGTTTAGAAAACGGTATAGAAGTCAAAAGGATTAGTCCTGAAGAAGTCAGAGAAATTGAACCTCATGTCAGTTGTGTAGGTGCAATTAGAGTATTTTCTACAGGAATTGTTAATTACAAACAAGTTTGTTTAAAATACGCTGAACTGATAAACAATCAAGGGGGAGATTTACGCCTCAATACCAAAGTTATGGAAATCTCCCGGAGTGGTACAAATCATATATTAGAAACTAATCAGGGGAGTTTTGAAACAAAATTTGTGATTAATTGTGCCGGATTACATAGCGATCGCATTGCAAAATTAGGTAAAGCTAACCCTGAAGCTAAAATCGTTCCCTTCCGGGGCGAATATTACGAACTCACCCCCGAAAAACGCTATTTGGTCAAAACTCTCATTTATCCAGTTCCTAACCCAGAATTTCCCTTTTTAGGTGTGCATTTTACCCGCATGATTGATAACAGTGTTCATGCTGGTCCCAATGCAGTTTTAAGTTTAAAAAGAGAAGGTTACAAAAAAACCGATTTTGACTTAAAAGACTTTGCAGAAGTAATCACCTATCCTGGTTTTTGGAAACTAGCAGCAAAACACGCAGATGAAGGAATTAAAGAAATAATTCGCTCCTTTAGTAAAGCTGCTTTTGTGAGAAGTTTACAAAAACTCATTCCCGAAGTGCAAGCAGAAGATTTAGTCCCTACCCATGCAGGAGTTCGCGCTCAAGCATTAATGAACAATGGTTCTTTAGTTGATGATTTTTTAATCATTCAAGGTGAAAACTCTGTTCATGTTTGCAACGCTCCCTCACCCGCAGCTACATCTTCTTTAGAAATTGGTAAAGCAGTAGTTAACCAAATTCCAGAACAAGCTCATTTAAAAAGCTTAGTTGCTTAA
- a CDS encoding NAD-dependent epimerase/dehydratase family protein, translating to MKILVTGTEGYLGSLLPPLLTAKGHEVIGVDTGFYKVGWLYNGTEITAKTLNKDIRNIAPEDLEGVEAIVHMAELSNDPTGQLAPHITYEINHLGSVRLANLAKTMGVRRFVYMSSCSVYGVASEGDVTEESPVNPQTAYAECKTLVERDIKPLADDDFSPTFMRNATAFGASPRMRFDIVLNNLSGLAWTTKEIKMTSDGTPWRPLVHALDICKAIVCALEAPRDIVHNQVFNVGDTQNNYRVKEIAEIIAETFPGCKLTFGQNGSDNRSYRVSFEKINTILPGFKCDWNAQKGAQQLFDLFRQIDMTEDTFLFRGFTRLKQLEYLIRTQQIDHDFFWTTK from the coding sequence ATGAAAATATTAGTCACAGGAACAGAAGGATATTTAGGTTCTTTATTACCTCCCTTATTAACAGCAAAAGGTCATGAAGTTATCGGAGTAGACACAGGTTTTTATAAAGTAGGTTGGCTATATAACGGAACTGAAATCACAGCTAAAACCCTCAACAAAGATATTCGTAATATTGCACCTGAAGATTTAGAAGGTGTAGAAGCAATTGTTCATATGGCGGAACTTTCTAACGATCCCACCGGACAATTAGCACCTCATATTACTTATGAAATTAATCATTTAGGTTCTGTAAGATTAGCTAACTTAGCGAAAACAATGGGAGTGCGTCGCTTTGTTTATATGTCTTCTTGCAGCGTTTACGGTGTAGCTAGTGAAGGAGATGTAACCGAAGAATCACCTGTAAATCCTCAAACAGCTTACGCTGAATGTAAAACATTAGTAGAAAGAGATATTAAACCATTAGCCGATGATGATTTCTCTCCTACCTTCATGCGAAATGCTACCGCTTTTGGTGCTTCTCCCAGAATGCGATTTGATATTGTTTTAAATAATTTGTCTGGTTTAGCTTGGACAACAAAAGAAATTAAAATGACCAGCGATGGTACACCTTGGCGGCCATTAGTTCATGCTTTAGATATTTGTAAAGCCATTGTTTGTGCCTTAGAAGCACCCAGAGATATTGTTCACAATCAAGTTTTTAATGTGGGAGATACACAAAATAATTATCGGGTGAAAGAAATTGCCGAAATTATTGCCGAAACTTTCCCTGGTTGTAAATTAACCTTTGGTCAAAATGGTTCAGATAACCGTAGTTATCGCGTATCTTTTGAAAAGATAAACACAATTTTACCAGGATTTAAATGTGATTGGAATGCTCAAAAAGGCGCTCAACAGTTATTTGATTTATTCCGGCAAATAGACATGACTGAAGATACTTTTTTGTTTAGAGGGTTTACCAGATTAAAGCAATTAGAGTATTTAATTCGTACTCAACAAATTGATCATGATTTTTTCTGGACTACTAAATAA
- a CDS encoding glycosyltransferase family 2 protein, whose protein sequence is MNKLLTIAIPTYNRADLLDKQLEWLSQAIKGYESECEIFVSDNCSSDHTQEIIQKWQENIKNVNFKSNRHIENLGVMKNIMYCLSSATTKYVWTIGDDDPIQDRAIGYVLDKLKKHQELSLLFLNFSGRNKITGEAVHPPTIVGNRWFDVDNEDGTGDGKTIFEYCFTKSVGAVIFLSSSIYRTDLVKRALQIWPNAINNWISLAYLAGYCAANGKVIVSKETYLECIVGVSYWQKEPKSALLMQYKHIPEVVFKLHENGYSKRFYAQMMVQNFQQVNLKVFLGALRRWPISAIQTVVPFLAVVSISAVEVMAAPEAKIAECHHQTSSQIVRRNKE, encoded by the coding sequence ATGAACAAATTACTGACTATTGCTATTCCCACTTATAATCGTGCAGATTTACTAGATAAGCAACTAGAGTGGTTATCTCAAGCTATTAAAGGTTATGAATCTGAGTGTGAGATATTTGTTTCTGATAATTGTTCTAGTGATCACACTCAGGAAATTATCCAAAAATGGCAAGAAAATATCAAAAATGTTAATTTTAAATCTAATAGACATATTGAGAATTTGGGCGTAATGAAAAATATCATGTATTGCCTCAGTTCTGCAACAACTAAATATGTTTGGACAATTGGCGATGATGATCCAATTCAAGATAGAGCAATTGGTTATGTGCTAGATAAACTCAAAAAACATCAAGAATTATCATTATTATTTCTCAATTTTTCTGGCAGAAATAAAATTACTGGTGAAGCAGTACATCCACCGACAATAGTTGGTAATCGTTGGTTTGATGTTGATAATGAAGATGGTACAGGAGATGGTAAAACGATATTTGAATATTGTTTTACTAAAAGTGTAGGAGCAGTTATTTTTTTGTCATCCTCAATTTACAGAACTGACTTAGTAAAACGCGCTCTGCAAATTTGGCCAAATGCTATTAATAATTGGATATCTTTAGCATATTTAGCTGGTTATTGTGCTGCTAATGGCAAAGTAATAGTTAGTAAAGAGACTTATTTAGAATGTATTGTTGGTGTCAGTTATTGGCAAAAAGAACCAAAATCTGCGCTGTTAATGCAGTATAAACATATTCCCGAAGTGGTTTTCAAGCTACACGAAAATGGATATTCTAAACGATTCTATGCCCAAATGATGGTACAGAACTTTCAACAAGTTAATTTAAAAGTCTTCTTGGGTGCTTTGAGAAGATGGCCAATTTCTGCTATTCAAACAGTTGTTCCTTTTTTAGCTGTAGTCAGTATTTCTGCTGTAGAAGTTATGGCTGCTCCTGAAGCAAAAATTGCTGAATGTCATCATCAAACATCAAGTCAAATTGTGCGCCGCAATAAAGAATAA
- a CDS encoding phytanoyl-CoA dioxygenase family protein — protein MKILETLKNKINTLTSELNYRVALAKHKHNLSVLSSGDQLIAQTLKREGVYITSLEDLGLPSTAQMLESANYYAATIKSPRSVQSGYSLPQIYTVTDLPEFFTWGIEKRLQNIIENYIGLPIAFHGVHVRKDFPNEEQSQTLLWHKDSEDRRMMKVIIYLHDVTEKHGAFEYIPMPKNPREFFNYYRVDYDLWKSNFLGINDQQMMNIIPKKEWKYCTGKAGTVIFVDPRNVLHHGTVRSEERSTVFFVYTANPPKHPELCNQYHDDTFIKPNKQFIPEAVEKG, from the coding sequence ATGAAGATACTAGAAACTCTTAAAAACAAAATAAATACGCTCACCTCTGAGTTAAATTATCGAGTAGCATTAGCTAAACATAAGCACAATTTATCTGTGTTATCTTCTGGGGATCAATTAATTGCCCAAACCCTAAAAAGAGAAGGTGTTTATATTACGTCTTTGGAGGATTTAGGATTACCATCAACTGCACAAATGTTAGAGAGTGCTAACTATTATGCAGCAACCATAAAAAGTCCTAGAAGTGTACAATCAGGGTATAGTTTACCCCAAATTTATACAGTTACAGACTTACCAGAATTTTTTACCTGGGGCATTGAAAAACGGTTGCAAAATATCATCGAAAACTATATAGGTTTACCTATAGCTTTTCATGGTGTTCATGTCAGAAAAGATTTTCCCAATGAAGAGCAATCACAAACATTACTGTGGCATAAAGATTCAGAAGATCGCCGGATGATGAAAGTCATTATCTATTTACATGATGTGACTGAAAAACATGGTGCTTTTGAATATATACCCATGCCCAAAAATCCTAGAGAATTTTTCAATTATTATCGTGTTGATTACGACCTTTGGAAGTCTAATTTTTTAGGAATTAATGATCAACAAATGATGAATATTATTCCTAAAAAAGAATGGAAATATTGTACAGGGAAAGCGGGAACTGTGATTTTTGTAGATCCCAGAAATGTTTTACATCATGGTACTGTCAGAAGCGAGGAACGTTCAACGGTGTTTTTTGTATACACTGCTAACCCACCAAAACATCCAGAACTTTGTAATCAATACCATGATGATACTTTCATCAAACCCAATAAGCAATTTATCCCTGAAGCTGTGGAAAAAGGTTAG